The genomic stretch acaccacactcctcacagacagtcacccggaggaaacccacgcgaacacagggagatcacaccacattcctcacagacagtcacccagagaaaacccacgcagacacagggagaacacaccacactcctcacagacagtcacccggagcaggacacgaacccacaacctccagatccctggagctgtgtgactgcgacactaacctgctgcaccactgtgccgccccaataataataataatgcactcGATTGTAAACATCAGTCAGAGcattgctaatctgagtccatttctacttcagtgtagtcgATCATGGTGAgaggtcagaggctggcagcagtaggtggaggtgagcagctggtctggtctggtgtgggccgcaggagaatccagcaaacaatcttcagtgggccaccattttctcagaaaattttATTCCTGggaattttaaagcatttccattggtccaTTGAAGTATTGAAGCTATTGTACACTTTTATCTTGTGTTCTCCAAACATCGCAAACCAGGTAAAAGAGCACAACGGATTAACGTTACgcaaataacaacaacagtgtGCTCTGCGAAAGAGACACAACTTATCACCCAGAACATTAGAATTACCTCAATGTTTCTACACTTATTGtgaattttatcagctccactgaccatgaaaatgcactttgtagtccatctgatgctctgcatactttgttagcctgctttcaccctgttctttaaagcCCAGGAccttcacagagcaggtgtgatttgggtgggggataattctcagcgctgcagtgacactgacgtggtggtggttgttGAGCTTTAcgaggggatcagacacagcagcactgctggagtTTGTACCCGTCTAGTCAACACCTGGCATTGAGCAGATTGAAGTTTgcttcatgtgcagctgctcctgaacATAATGTAGTGAACATAGGTCAATAAATGTGTgcctacaaacttttggacctGTACTGTACATTTCTGCCAGTCACTGAAGACTAAATTATTccagtatcaatatatatatatatatatatatatatatatatatatatatatatatatatatatatatataaatcaccTCACTTTACGCTCACTGCCCTTGTTCCCTACATACTGAACAAGGGCTCGATTTGGGATGCACCCAGAATCTCCATGGCTACCCTGAACACCTTTCTTCCCTTAGCAACCGCTGACGTGTGAGTGTAGAGGAACTGCGGTACTTCATCTTGGGGTTTGTAGCCAGTGTGTGGTTCTGGTTGACCATGTGGTCGTTAGTGAAACCAGCTccgtctcacacacacgcacacacacacacacacacacacacacacatatacacacacacacacacacttttttgagGAGCTTCTTAATTCCTTCACACCacgtctaacacacacacacacacaatgttgtatttgtgaattgtggggacattgcaTAGACTTCctttcattttgtggagacttgtTATGAACTTTTCCACAAGTACTACTCGCTTTACCTTAACCCCTGCTGCTGGTACCCAAACAATAAGACAATTCTGCACAAAGTAAGTGtataaacaggttttttttttgtttccacaATGTTatatattcctggtacacacacacacacacacacaaatctggcATGtatgaattgtggggacattacatagacttctgTTCATATTGTGTAGACTAACCACTAATTTTCCTAATACTACTTCCTTTTTAAGCACTACTAGCTTAACCCTAACTTTAACTTGTAATGATCACACTGTGGGGACCTGGTGGTTGTCCCCACAAGAAAGGCACGTCCcataatgtgagtgtgtattcaGAATTTGGTCCCCACTATGTAATATATTCCTGtgcttgtacacacacacatcacatctctctctgcagtctttctctcactctctacacCATCCTTTATGCATTCTTTCTTTCTCGCACCCTCTCTCACGCATTAGGGctccatccatctctctcttctctttctcttccccttttttcactctctttctcttcctcagaCACACCTGTCTCATCctagagcccccccccccctcccccattcTGTTTCTCTCAGACGCActcatgttctctctcttcttccatctctgcctctctttctctccctcactgGTCCCACCCTAAAGCCCCCCTCCATCTCTTTTTTCTcagacacactcactctctctttcacacacacacacacacacacacacaccggtccCACCCTAAAGCCCCCGTCCATCTCTCTTTCCCAGACgttcattctttctctcctctcctctgcagccgctcctctctctctctctctctctgtccctctgtccccCGCAGTGATGTCTTCCCCGGGCGAGCCGCTGCTGATCCGCCTCGGGCTGATGAACGCCGAGGGCCGGTATCTTACCGCGGAGACCTTCGGCTTCGGTATCAACGCCTCCGCCTCCTCCATGAAGAAGAAGCAGGTGTGGACGCTGGAGCACGCGGGAGACTCGGCCGGTGCGCCGGCGGACGCGGAGGACACGGACTGCGGCTGCGTGTTGCTCCGCAGTCACCTGGGCCGCTACCTCGCTTGCGACGCGCATGGCGTGGTGACGGCGGAGCACGAGCGGCCCGCGCCTGAGTGCCGGTTCGTGCTGTTGGCGCGCGCCGACGGCCGCTGGTCGCTGCGCTCGGAGGCGCACGCGCGCCTCTACCTGCGCGGCTCCGGGGAGCGCGTGGAGTGCACGCAGGACCCGGCAACCGGGTGGAGCGCGCGCCTCGCCGCGCACCCGCAGGTCAGCCTGTACAGCACGTCGCGCAAGCGCTACGTGGGCGTGCGCGAGGGACGGTTGGTGGCGGACCGCGACATGCCTTGGGGCGTGCACGCGCTGCTCACGCTTGTGTACTCCGATGGACGTTACCACCTGCAGGCGCACGACGGCCGCTTCCTGAGCGCGAGCGACGGCGGGAAGCTGGTGGACGGACTGGGCACCGGCTTCGCACTCGAGTTCCGCGCGGGCTCCGTGGCTTTCCGAGACGCTAGCGGGGCATACCTCGTGCCCTCGGGACCTGCGGGAGCGCTCACGGCTGGGAAGAAAGGCAGCGCACGCGCCGGCAAGGACGAGCTGTTCGTGATGGAGCGCAGTCGCGCGCAGGTCGCGCTACTCGCCAGCAACGGGAGGAACGTGTCCACGAGGCAAGGTGAGAAGACAAtacacattaaacaaagctctcaatatactctacaacaacacactcaatATATTCTACAACACACTCAATATACTCTGCAACAACACACTCAATATATTCTACAACACACTCAATATACTCTACAACAACACATTCAATATACTCCACAAAATCACATTCAATATActctacaacaacacactcaatatactccacaacaacacactcaatatactctacaacaacacactcaatatactccacaacaacacactcagtatactccacaacaacacactcaatatactccacaacaacacactcaaCATACTCCTCAGCAACACACTCAACATACTCTACGACAACACACTCAATAtactccacaacacacactcaatatactccacaacaacacactcaaTATACTCTACGACAACACACTCAATATACtccacaacaacacactcaaTATACTCTACAGCAACAGGCTCTATTTACTCCACAGCAACACACTCAATATACTCCACAACAACACACGCAATATActccacaacaacacactgaatATACTCCACAACAAGACACTGAATATACTCTACAACTA from Hoplias malabaricus isolate fHopMal1 chromosome 2, fHopMal1.hap1, whole genome shotgun sequence encodes the following:
- the fscn1b gene encoding fascin: MSSPGEPLLIRLGLMNAEGRYLTAETFGFGINASASSMKKKQVWTLEHAGDSAGAPADAEDTDCGCVLLRSHLGRYLACDAHGVVTAEHERPAPECRFVLLARADGRWSLRSEAHARLYLRGSGERVECTQDPATGWSARLAAHPQVSLYSTSRKRYVGVREGRLVADRDMPWGVHALLTLVYSDGRYHLQAHDGRFLSASDGGKLVDGLGTGFALEFRAGSVAFRDASGAYLVPSGPAGALTAGKKGSARAGKDELFVMERSRAQVALLASNGRNVSTRQGVDLSANQDEETEQEVFQMEMEQETKRCAFRCYSGKYWSLASSGAIQCTASAKSASCFFDLEWKDTKVNLKASNGKYLTAKKNGQLTASVDSAGEQEQFILKLINRPLIVLLGEHGFIGCRKQGTGTLDCNRSSFDVFQLEYNNNVYSLRDSTGKYWTVEADGTVVSNSATPVYFHFEFCDYNKVAIKTQEGLYLKGDHAGVLKAKAQSIENASLWEY